The following nucleotide sequence is from Chloracidobacterium validum.
CAACTAGCGTGACCGGCGGGGCTTACGAGGTAGCCTTTGCCGTGAGTTATGGAAAGCTGACCGTGACATACTGGGCTGCCCACGGCTCGGCCTGCTGGCGCGTCGAGTGTTATCACTTCTGGGGCGACCGCCTTGAACTGGACGTTTCACGGCGGCTTGGCGGCGAACATGGACGCCTCATCATCGCGCCTCTGTCTGCGCCTGCCTCAACGATGAAGGCCGCACCAGACGCGACACAGTGGCGGCAGTTCGTTCGGAACTGGTTGCCGCGGCTGCTCCCACCGGGCGCGTTGGTGAAAAGGGTCAGGCAACGGCCCGGGCCGGTCGTTGGGTGGCAAGCATCCCACACTGACGCCACATGGCTGATCTTGACAACCTCGCATCCAGATGAATTGGCTGTCCGTCAGCTCCTGGGGCAAGCATTACAGGCGCTCGGTATGCTTCCGACTGCAACCTGTCTGTGCCTGGTGCTGCCGCCCGGCGCATTCACCCAGGCCGCGCCTTTTCTGTCATTGCTGACCCTGCCGCAACTGCGCCTCTATGAAGCCACGGCTGACTGGTCGAGCTTACGCCAGGCAGCGGTCGGACATCAGTTGCCGCTGGTCACGGAACCCATCCGCCGGTGGCAACATATTCCGCCCACAGAAGCTGAACTTGACGAACTCCGTACATGGTTTGGCGACGCCTTGGCGTCGCACTGCGAGGTCGTCCCGGTTGGGACAAGCATCTTATCTGTCCGGTGGTATGGCTTGGCGTGCGCTCGATTACGACGTGCCACACCGGAGAGCCGTTCACCGGCGCTGCGCTTCGGTCTGACAACGCTGGGCGAGCCGGAGCGTCCGCTCACGAGCCGGAATCGGGCTGACTTTCAGGCACTTCTGGCCGCGCTGGCGCGCTACCGTAGCCCGGCGGCGCGTGAGGTTCACCATCCGCTCTATCGGGCGCACCCGGAACGCTGGCTGGATGTCGTCATTCGGCGCAACCTGCCCGTCGTTGATGATGCCTTGGAACCGGCGCACATCTGGGGGCAATCCCCACATTTCGGCCGCGATGCCGTTGGACTGGCGGACTTTGTGACGCTGACCCGCGGCGGGCAGTTGGCCGTTGTGGAACTCAAGGCCGTTGCCGACCCAGACCTGATCTGGCAGGGCTTGACATACTGGCTACATGCCGTCCATCACTGGCGGCAGGGGGATTTTGTGCGGCGGGGCTATTTCACGACGGCACAGCTTGACCGGCGTGCTTTGCCACGGCTCTACTTGATTGCGCCAACGCTGAGGTTTCACCCGGTCGTCCGGGCCGTGGCGCGCCGGTTGAATCAGACCGTACCGCTGACGCTGATCGGCATCAATGAGCGATGGCGACGGTCGTTACGGGTTGCCTTCCGAGAAGACTTTGGCCCCGTGGATAGCAAGTCACCAGAATAGGTCACTTTTCACGGCCAGGCGTCCCGTGGCGGATGCCAACGATGGCGAACCGCCGGCGCTGGCAAAACCCGTCACCACAAGGCCTGCTCCTGGTGGGCGAGGGTATGAACTGCGGGAGAGGTTGAGACCGAGACACGCTTTTGAAAACGGCTCGAATCACTGAAAACTACAAAACGAGCCACGAATTTTTCGAATCTTTGGCAGCCGCGACAATGCAACTTCATTTCCCAACCTGGCAACTGCCTCCGGTGTACCCCATTACGTCCCCAAGCGTGGGTCATTCACTCCCGGCGTTGGTGGATGCGCTCATGGCCGGCGGCGCAACGCTGATTCAGCTTCGGGATAAACACGCTGACGCTCGAACGCTCTACGAAGCCGTGTGCGCTGTGTTGGCGCTGGCGCGGCCGCGTGGCGTGCGGGTGATTGTCAATGACCGAGTTGACATAGCCTATGCGGCCGGGGCCGACGGCGTCCACCTTGGGCAGGACGACCTCGACCCACGGGCCGCGCGTGCGCTGTTGGGACCATCGGCCGTGATTGGCTATTCGACGCACAACGTCGCGCAGGCGGTGGCCGCCGAACAGTTGCCGGTGGACTACATCGCCATCGGACCGGTTTTTGAAACGCAGACGAAAGCGAACCCCGATCCGATTGTTGGACTCGATGGCGTGCGGCGCGTTCGCGCCGTGACGACCAAACCGTTGGTTGCCATCGGCGGCATTGACGACCGAAGCCTGACGGATGTTCGTGCGGCCGGGGCCGATGCGGTGGCGCTCATTTCGACGCTATATATCGCCCCTGACGCCATCCCGGAACGAATGGCCGCGCTGCTCGCCCTGGCCGGCTGACGACTTGGCCGGTCAGCTATCGGCGTGCAGGTTCGGTTTTGGGATAGCCCTCTGGGTAGCGGCCATGCCATCGCCAGGCGGACGCTATGATTTGCTCCAGACCAGAATGCGCGGGCTGCCAAGCCAAGTACGCTTGGGCTGCGCGTGGATCGGCAATCAGTTGCGGCGGGTCGCCGTCCCGCCGCGCGCCCAGGCGGATTGGAATCGGATGACCTGTCACGTGCCGGGCCATTTCGATGACTTCCAACACTGAATATCCCCGTCCGGTTCCCAGATTCAGGAAGGCGGACGATCTGCCATCCAAAAGCGCATCGAGCGCGGCGATGTGGGCAGCCGCCAGATCGCGAACGTGGATGTAGTCTCGGATGGCTGTGCCATCCGGTGTCGGATAGTCCTGCCCATAGACGGTCACGGCTTCGGTCTTTCCCTGGGCGACGCGCAAGATGTTGGGAATGAGGTGGGTTTCCGGTTCGTGGTCCTCGCCATGCACGGTTGTCGCTCCGGCGGCGTTGAAGTAGCGCAGCGCCACAAACCGAAGCCCATAGGCCTGGTCGTAATCCGCCAGCATGCGCTCCGCGAAGAGTTTCGACCAGCCATAGGGCGTAATGGGCTGTTGAGGATGGTCTTCGGCAATCGGTATGCGCTGCGGCAAGCCGTACGTCGCGCAGGTCGAGGAAAAAACAAAGCGCCGGATGCCAGCTTCCCGAAGCGTATCGAGCAAGACCTGGCACTGGTGGACGTTGTTGTCGTAGTAACGGGCTGGATGGGTGACCGATTCCGGGACAAGCGCCAGCGCCGCAAAATGAATGCAGGCGGTGATGTCGCGTTCGCGTAGAATGCGGCGGACAAGGTCGCGGTCGCCGATGTCGCCGACGTAGAGTGGAATGGTCTCCGGGACGGCCGCCCGGTGGCCGCGGGAGAGATTATCCAGAACAACAACCGGGCGTCCGGCTTCGTGGAGTTGCTCGATGGTAACGCTGCCAATGTAGCCGGCGCCACCGGTGACTAAAATCGTCATGGATGTGTTGGGTCAGTGAGGTTTCACCGCCTGGCTCGAACCTGTTGTCAGCCGATGTGCGGTCAGCCTATCTTGCCGTTCCGCGTCAGGAACGACAAGTCGGTTGCAAGGTCAAGTATGGCAACGCTTCCAGAAGTTTACATCGTGTGCGACGGCTCCAGTCTGGGTAATGGGCGTGAAGCGCCGGCCGCGGCGGCGGCAGCCCTGTTGGAGCATGCCGGCCGGAATGGACTGACACGCAAGCTGGTTGTCGAATACCTTGGCCCGGCCACGAACCAACAGGCTGAAATTGTCGCGGCCTGCCTGGGGCTGGAGTCTTTATCGCGTCCCTGCCACGTCGAATTGGTTACAGATTCGCGCTACGTCGTTGAGACCATGAAGGGCAAATTTCGCCGCCGCGCCAACCATGCGTTTTGGGAACGGCTTGACCGGGCGGCTGCGCCGCATCGCGTTACTTGGCAGTGGACCCGCGGCCATGCCGGTCATCCAGCACAGGAAATTTGTGACAAGGCCGCGCGCCATACGGCCGAATGCCGTGGCCGCGACGAATCCTTCTTGCAGCAGTTGCTGGCTACGCTGCCAAACCACTAACGAGATGCCCACGATTTGGCTTCTGCTTCGGCATGGCAAGACCGACAACCCTGAGCAGCGTTGTTATGGTTGGCGTGACGTGCCACTGCATCCCGACGGTCAGGCGCAAATGCAGCAGTGCGCCGCCAAGCTACAAGCTGTCAGGCTTGCCGCCATTGCAACCAGCGACTTGGTCCGCGCGCGCGACAGCGCGCGCTACTTTGCCCTTCCACGGTCACTCGACGTCCAGGTGTTTGCGGCGCTCCGCGAAATTGACTTCGGCCAGATTGAAGGGCTGACATTTCGTGATGTCGAAGAACATTACCCGGTCACGGCGCGGGAGTGGGTAGCGGCTCCGGCCGCCGTGCGTTTTCCCGGTGGCGAGTGCTTTGCCGACGTGCGTGCGCGCGTCATCCCGTGGGCAAGGAACTGGCTTCGGGACTGGGAACAGCAAACGACACTCCTGGTCATCCACAGTGGCACCATGCGGGCCCTACTCCAGTGGATGACCGGTTGCGAGCCACATGCCACGCTCATGGTCAAGATCGGCTATGGCGACATCCTGCGCTGTACCCAGGAACACCTAGACGCCCCCTGGCAACTCGAAGCCATGCCCTACGGCGCGACGGCCTTCACGTCCGTCGCGCTTGAATAGCCGGGCTTTGGGTTAGCTCTGGGCGGGGGTTAAGCCCTGGGCGGCTGCCCACGCCGCAAAGGACTGTTCGAGTTCGTCAAAGGAAGCAATCTCAAAGAGTTGTTCCTGCATGTGGTGGATTTCAACCGGCGTTTCGGTCACCTGCTCAATGTCGAAGGGGATTTTTTTCACGCGGTCAGAGAGCGCGTATTCGATTTCCCCAACCGATGAGCTGATGCCGGCACCGTAGATTTTGGTCAGGCCGGGATCACGGTCACGACCGGCATGCGCCGTCGGGTTGATCAGTCCAAATTCAACGGTGTACCAGTAGATGCGCCCTAGTTTGAGTGTATCCGCTTCGTTACGGGCATGGATGCCGGCCAGCCCAAACTTGTGGAAAAACGAGGCAAATCGAGGATTGGTGATCATGGGCAAGTGGCCCATGAGATCGTGGAACATGTCCGGCGCCGGCGTGTATTCCAGCTCGGTTGGATGCCGCAGAAAGTCAGTGCACGGAAAAAGCTGCTGCGCCAGCAGCAAAAAGAAGGTCGCCTCTGGAACGTAGCCTTCCACCCGTACGCACTGCCAGCCGGTGCAGGCGCGCAGCCGCTCGCTCAAGTCGGCCAGGTGCGGCACCCGTTCTCGTTCGTAGCGGAGCTTGTCACGCCCGGCGAGGTATTCGTCGCAAACGCGCCCCAGAATCGCTGCCGCCTGTCGGTCGTATAGCCGCCGCCAAGTTTCATGCTGAACCGGCGCATAGACCGGCGGCCGAATATCACGCCCAATCGTGCCTTCTGGGGATGGACTCGGCGCAAGGGGAGGCGATGGTTTCGCCTTGAAGACGACTTCCGTGGAGAGCTTCTGAGGAAGGGGTTGGAGGACCGCTGTTGCCGACATCGTACGCTCTCCTTTCCATGCAAGGGTGTGACTTGGGGACGCCAGCCAAACGCTACCGAAGGATGGCGTTAAGACCAACGGCCACCCGCCATAAGTCGTCCCAACCAATTAGTAACGCTGCGTCCTGGCAAATGTGCCCAGAAAAATAGCCCGAAAAGACACCCTTAGAAAAATCTGCCCAAAAGAAACGCGCCTGCCAAAAGCGCAGGCGCGTCAGCTCTGGGTATGTCGGCTAGAAACTACTTGAGGGTGTGAATCCACTCAGCAATTGCCGCCCGTTCTGCCGCCGAGACTTGTGGCATCGGCGGCATCTTGGAGGCGTCATAGGCAGATGGATTCTCAATCAGCCCGGCAATCTCTTCTTTGCTCCGTCCTGGCTTTTTGGCGATGCCAACCAGCTTTGGCCCAGCCGGACCGCCGGCACCATTTTCACCATGACAAACGGCGCAATTCTTGACGAAAGCTTCGGGTGGTGGCGCGACGGCAAGTGACTTTTGGCTCGTGTCTTTTGGCTCAAACGGCTCTTTCAAGAAACGTGCGCCTTCTTCCTCCTGTGCCTTGAGCTGGGCAGCAAAGTTCTGGTTGTCGTCCTGCTTGGCCAGCAGGTGAAGCGCGCCAATCGCCACCAGCAAAGCCAGCGTGCCCAACATAACAAAGGGACGCTTGAGCGGATGCCGTTCTGGATTCCGGTCAAGGAAGGGGAGGAACGTGATGATGGCCATAACGATGCCCGGAATGATCAACGAACCAATGATGGCAGTTGAGCCGGGGAAATACTTCAAAAGCTGGAACAGAAAAAGGAAGTACCACTCCGGTCGCGCAACATATTGCGTTTGCGACGGGTCAGCCTTTGGTTCAAGTGGCGCAAGGGTTGCGAAGGAAAGGTAAGCCAGGATGGCGAAGACCACCAATGAAAAGACGGCATCCTTGAAGACCTGTCCCGGCCAAAAAGGCTCAACCTTGAACATGGCTTCCTGTTCCGTCATGTTGAATGGACCCGCCGGCTGCGCTTTGCGGAACAAGTAAAG
It contains:
- the thiE gene encoding thiamine phosphate synthase is translated as MQLHFPTWQLPPVYPITSPSVGHSLPALVDALMAGGATLIQLRDKHADARTLYEAVCAVLALARPRGVRVIVNDRVDIAYAAGADGVHLGQDDLDPRAARALLGPSAVIGYSTHNVAQAVAAEQLPVDYIAIGPVFETQTKANPDPIVGLDGVRRVRAVTTKPLVAIGGIDDRSLTDVRAAGADAVALISTLYIAPDAIPERMAALLALAG
- a CDS encoding cytochrome b N-terminal domain-containing protein, coding for MASPAIPQFNGTLGKIYDWVDERAGISEIMHELLDEPIPGGTKYAYAFGSALLFIFALQSITGVFLAMYYVPSAEDAHKSVEYIMKEVPFGAFMRGMHHYGSSAMVIMVVLHILQIVIWGAYKQKRELLWLVGAGLFQLVLAFSLSGYLLPWDMKAYYGTVVTVGIASEVPIFGDMIKRIIIGGTEMGTITISRFFMVHVFLLPALTAGGIAAHLYLFRKAQPAGPFNMTEQEAMFKVEPFWPGQVFKDAVFSLVVFAILAYLSFATLAPLEPKADPSQTQYVARPEWYFLFLFQLLKYFPGSTAIIGSLIIPGIVMAIITFLPFLDRNPERHPLKRPFVMLGTLALLVAIGALHLLAKQDDNQNFAAQLKAQEEEGARFLKEPFEPKDTSQKSLAVAPPPEAFVKNCAVCHGENGAGGPAGPKLVGIAKKPGRSKEEIAGLIENPSAYDASKMPPMPQVSAAERAAIAEWIHTLK
- a CDS encoding ribonuclease HI, with protein sequence MATLPEVYIVCDGSSLGNGREAPAAAAAALLEHAGRNGLTRKLVVEYLGPATNQQAEIVAACLGLESLSRPCHVELVTDSRYVVETMKGKFRRRANHAFWERLDRAAAPHRVTWQWTRGHAGHPAQEICDKAARHTAECRGRDESFLQQLLATLPNH
- a CDS encoding phenylalanine 4-monooxygenase, producing the protein MSATAVLQPLPQKLSTEVVFKAKPSPPLAPSPSPEGTIGRDIRPPVYAPVQHETWRRLYDRQAAAILGRVCDEYLAGRDKLRYERERVPHLADLSERLRACTGWQCVRVEGYVPEATFFLLLAQQLFPCTDFLRHPTELEYTPAPDMFHDLMGHLPMITNPRFASFFHKFGLAGIHARNEADTLKLGRIYWYTVEFGLINPTAHAGRDRDPGLTKIYGAGISSSVGEIEYALSDRVKKIPFDIEQVTETPVEIHHMQEQLFEIASFDELEQSFAAWAAAQGLTPAQS
- the galE gene encoding UDP-glucose 4-epimerase GalE; the protein is MTILVTGGAGYIGSVTIEQLHEAGRPVVVLDNLSRGHRAAVPETIPLYVGDIGDRDLVRRILRERDITACIHFAALALVPESVTHPARYYDNNVHQCQVLLDTLREAGIRRFVFSSTCATYGLPQRIPIAEDHPQQPITPYGWSKLFAERMLADYDQAYGLRFVALRYFNAAGATTVHGEDHEPETHLIPNILRVAQGKTEAVTVYGQDYPTPDGTAIRDYIHVRDLAAAHIAALDALLDGRSSAFLNLGTGRGYSVLEVIEMARHVTGHPIPIRLGARRDGDPPQLIADPRAAQAYLAWQPAHSGLEQIIASAWRWHGRYPEGYPKTEPARR
- a CDS encoding histidine phosphatase family protein yields the protein MPTIWLLLRHGKTDNPEQRCYGWRDVPLHPDGQAQMQQCAAKLQAVRLAAIATSDLVRARDSARYFALPRSLDVQVFAALREIDFGQIEGLTFRDVEEHYPVTAREWVAAPAAVRFPGGECFADVRARVIPWARNWLRDWEQQTTLLVIHSGTMRALLQWMTGCEPHATLMVKIGYGDILRCTQEHLDAPWQLEAMPYGATAFTSVALE